The sequence below is a genomic window from Mycobacterium sp. ITM-2016-00316.
GGTGAAGCTGTGCGCCGACAGCGCCATGCAGATCGATGTGGACGACGCGCTGCGCGGTCATGTCTTCACCGTCCAGGACGCGCTGTTCTGGGTGACGTTCGTGACCGCCATCGCGGGGGCGGCGATGGTGATCCCGGCCGACGGGCGGTCGGTGCCGCTGGTGCTGGTCGGGTCGGTGCTCTATCTGCTGGGCTTCGCCGCGCACGCCGGTATCGGACGGCGGGCCTCCCCGGTTTAGAGTTCAGCCATGGCTGGAGCCGAGCCGATGGTGGCCGATCTGCGCGCCGAGAGCGATGCGCTGGACACCCTGGTGGCCGACCTGCCCGACGCCGGCTGGCGGACCGCGACACCGGCCCCCGGGTGGACCGTCGCGCACCAGATCGCCCACCTGTGGTGGACCGACCGGGTGTCGCTGAAATCCGTCACCGATGAGGACGCGTTCGCCGCGGTGCTCGGTGCGGCGGCCAAGGATCCACTCGGGTTCGTCGACGCCGGCGCCGAGGAGCTGGCGCTCACCCCGCCCGCGGAGCTGCTCACCTCCTGGCGCCGTGACCGGGCCGCGCTGCACGACGCGCTGCTGAGCGTCGCCGACGGCCGCAAGCTGCCCTGGTTCGGCCCGCCGATGAGCGCGCCGTCGATGGCCACGGCACGGCTGATGGAGACCTGGGCGCACGGGCTGGATGTCGCCGACGCACTCGGCGTCCGGCGGCCGGCCACCGCCCGGCTGCGCTCGGTTGCCCATATCGGCGTGCGCACAAGAGATTTCGCTTTCACTGTGCACGGGCTCACCCCGCCGGCGGAGTTGTTTCACGTGGAACTGCGCGGGCCGGACGGCGAGCTGTGGTCGTGGGGACCCGAGGATGCCGCCCAGACCGTGACGGGGTCGGCCGAGCACTTCTGCATGCTGGTGACCCAGCGAAGGCCGCCGCACGAACTCGACGTGGTGGCCGTCGGCCCCGATGCGCAGAAGTGGCTGACCATTGCGCAGGCGTTTGCCGGGCCGCCCGGGGCCGGCCGGGGGTAGCATCCCCGTCGGGCGCGCAGGACCGCCCGACGTCCGCTCGAAGAGGCTCAGCCTCCCTGCTGCAGTTGCCATTCGATGACCTCTTCTCGGCCCGGCATCGCGGACCACGGGCTATCGAGAGGAGGCCGTCATGGCCAGTTGCCTGCCCGACAATCCCTCGCTCACCCGGCTGCGTGATGAAGCCCGGCGCCTGCAGCGTGGCATCTCCGACCCGGCCGCACTGGCGCTGGTCCGCGAGCACCATCCCCAACCCGACACCGCACTGGGCCGCGATCGCTTCGCCTTGCACGATGCGCACCTCACCGTCGCCCGCAAGTACGGCTTCAGCGGGTGGCCCGCACTCGTGCACTACCTCGAGGCCGCCGCGGAACTGAGCGTCGACCCGGCCCGGTTCGACGAGACCGCCGCCGATCCGGCCGACCGGTTCTGCGCGCTGGCCACGCTGCGCTACGACGAGGCCGACGCCCCGCCCCGCCGGCAGGCCGCCGCCGAACTCCTGCGCGCCGACCCCAGCCTGATCGAACACCATGTGTGGGCCGCCGCCGCGGCAGCAGATCCACGGGCGCTGTCCGCCCTGTTGCGCCGGAACCCGGCACTGGCCGGGGCCACCGGCGGTCCGCACGGCTGGGTCCCGTTGATGTATCTGGCGTACGCACGAACGCCACAACACGACAGCCTGGCCGCGGCCGCGCTGCTGCTCGACGCCGGCGCCGACCCGAACGCGGGCTTCCTATGGCGCGGGATGGCGACCCCGTTCACCGTGCTGACCGGGGTGTTCGGCGAGGGTGAACAGGGGCCGCGCCGGCAGCCGCGGCATCCGCTCGCCGCCGATCTGGCCGAGCTGCTGTTGCGCCGCGGGGCCCATCCGGCCGACCAGCAGACCCTCTACAACCGGATGTTCCGGCCCGACGATGCGCACCTGGAGCTGCTGTTCGCCCACGGTCTCGCCGACGCGGGTCCGAGCCCGTGGGAGCGGCGGCTCGGTGAGGCGATGGAGACCCGCGCGCAGATGTGGCAGCGGCAGGTGTCCTGGGCGGCCGAGAACGGCTTCACCGACCGGCTGGCCCTGCTCGCCCGGCACGGTATCGATATCTCGGGAGTCGATCCCGTGCTTCCCCGACTCCCCGATCAGCCCAACGCCCGCGACGCCGGCGGCGCCACCGCCCTGCACCACGCCGCGTGGTCCGGTGACCTCACGCTGATCCGGCAGCTGCTCGACGCCGGCGCGGACCCGGCCCTGCGCGACGGCCGGTTCGACGCGACACCCCAGGGCTGGGCCGAGCACGCCTACCAGGACGAGGCGGCCGAGTTGCTACGACTCAACTCAGATCGGTAGCCGAGTCCGCGGCGCCGTCGGAGTCGGCATCGGTGAACTGCACATCCCAGCTGCCGTCACCGTCGCGATCGGCGTAGGCGGTAGCCGTCCCCTCGTGGTGGCCGAGCACCCGGTCGGCCAGCCCGTCGGCGTCGACGTCGAGCAACCGGTCATCGGTGTGGCCGTCTCCGTCGAAATCCACCATGGGTCCGCCGGTCGCCTCCACCCCGTCCAGGCCGAACCAGCGCAGCTGTCCGGCCCGATCGATCGCCACCGCCCAGGTGCCCGATCCGTCATCGGTGAAGTAGGCCGGCGCCGGGCCGTCCCGGTCGTGCACCGCGTGATCGGCCAACCCGCTCGCGTCGAGATCGGCCAGCGCGTCATCGGGGCGGCCGTCCCCATCGAGGTCCAACCCGATCGCGTCGAGCACCCCGTCACCGTCCACATCGACGGTCGGGTCGGCGGTCCAGATCTGCGCGCCGCCGGCCCCGTCACCCAGGCAATAGTCCATGCCTGTTCAGACGCATCAGGACTGCTGCGCGTTCCACCAGCGGTGAAGTTCGGCGATCGCCTCGTCATGGTCGAGTGGCCCGCGGTCCAGCCGGAGCTCCTTGAGGTGGTTCCACGCCTTGCCGACCAGCGGGCCCGGCGGGATCCCGAGGATCTCCATGATGGCGTTGCCGTCCAGGTCGGGCCGCACCCGCTGCAGATCCTCCTTCGCGGCCAGCTCGGCGATGCGTGCCTCGAGCTCGTCGTAGTTGGCCTGCAGCCGCGCCGCCCGGCGCTTGTTGCGGGTGGTGCAGTCCGCGCGGACCAGTTTGTGCAGCCGGTCCAGCAGCGGACCCGCGTCGGTGACGTAGCGGCGCACCGCCGAGTCGGTCCACCGGCCGTCGCCGTAACCGTGGAAGCGCAGATGCAGGTACACCAGCTGCGACACGTCGTCGACCATCTGCTTGGAGTACTTCAGCGCCCGCATCCGTTTGCGGACCATCTTCGCGCCGACCACCTCGTGGTGATGGAAGCTGACTCCCCCATCGGGTTCGTGGCGGCGTGTGCCGGGCTTGCCGATGTCGTGCAGCAGCGCCGCCCACCGCAGCACCAGATCGGGGTTGCCCGAGGCTTCGAGGTCCACGGCCTGTTTCAGCACCGTCAGCGAATGCCAGTACACGTCCTTGTGCTGGTGATGCTCATCGATGGCCATCCGCATCTCGCCGACCTCGGGCAGCACCACCGCACCCAGGCCGGTCTGCACCATCAGGTCGACGCCGGCCACCGGATCGGCGCCCAGCAGCAACTTGTCCAGCTCGGCGGCCACCCGCTCCGCCGTGATCCGGCCCAGCTGTGGTGCCATCTCCAGCAGCGCCTCCAGCACCCGCGGCGCCACCGCGAATCCGAGCTGTGACACGAATCGCGCCGCCCGCAACATCCGCAGCGGATCATCGCCGAAGGACACCTGCGGGGCCGACGGGGTGTCGAGCACGCGGTCCCGCAGGGCCGCCAGCCCGCCCAGCGGATCGAGGAACTCGGCCGGCCCCGCCGCGGTGATCCGCACCGCCATCGCGTTCACGGTGAAGTCACGGCGCACCAGGTCGTCCTCGAGCGTGTCGCCGAAACGGACCTGCGGATTGCGCGACACCTGGTCATAGCTGTCGGCCCGGAACGTGGTGATCTCGAATCGGTGCCCGGCCTTGCCCACGCCGACGGTGCCGAATTCGATACCGGTGTCCCACAACGCATCCGCCCAGCCGCGGAGCAGCTTCTGCATCTGTTCGGGACGGGCGTCGGTGGTGAAGTCGAGATCCGAGTACAGCCGCCCCAGCAACGCGTCGCGGACGCTCCCGCCCACCAGGTACAGGTCGTGGCCGGCGGCGGCGAACACCGCACCGATATCGCGGAGCACATCGCCGTAGCTGTTCAGCGCAACCCAGGCCCCCGCCAGCAGTTCGGCATCGGCGGCGTCATGGGTCGGGTCGGTCGGCACGTTCGGTGAGCCTAATCGGTCTCCCAACCCGGTAACGACCCGGCGACAGCCCGGCCACGACCGGCGCGTGTGGCGAGCAGGTAAACCTGCGGCAACTACTATCGCTTAAGTGTCGGACGGTGATAAGGCCAAGCCGCGACGGCGCCGAGGGCGTCGCCGCGGCCGTCGCGCTGCCGGTCCGCCCGAAGCCGACGCCGAACGCGCCACCCCGTCGGGGGAAACGGCTTCCTCGTCATCCGACCAGGTGGCCTCCGAGCGCGCCGGCCAGCCGGCCAAGCCCGGCCAGAACCGCAAGCCCCGCCCCTCCCGGCGGGCTCCCGAACGGCTGCGCACCGTGCACGAGACCTCCGCGGGCGGGCTCGTCATCGACGGTCTCGACGGGCCGAAGGACACCCAGGTCGCGGCGTTGATCGGCCGGATCGACCGACGCGGTCGCATGCTGTGGTCGCTGCCCAAGGGACATATCGAGGTCGGTGAGACCGCAGAGCAGACCGCTGTCCGTGAGGTCGCCGAAGAGACCGGCGTGCAGGGCAGCGTGCTGGCAGCGCTGGGCAGCATCGACTACTGGTTCGTGACCGAGGGCCGACGCGTCCACAAGACGGTGCACCATTACCTGATGCGATTCCTGGGCGGTGACCTCTCCGACGAGGACATGGAGGTCACCGAGGTGGCCTGGGTTCCGCTGCGTGACCTGCCGGCCCGGCTGGCCTACGCCGACGAACGGCGCCTGGCCGTGGTGGCCGGCGAGCTCATCGACAAACTGCACACCGACGGCGAGAGCGCGTTGCCGCCGCTACCGCACAGTTCGCCGCGGCGGCGCCCGCAGACCCATTCGCACACCCGCAACCGTCGCCCCGAGGAGTCACCGCCCCGGCGTGCGAACGGCTGCGGTCCGGCCCAGTGATCTTCGCGAGGGTGCTGCGCGTCCTCACCGCCGCCGTACTGCTGCTGCTCTTCGCGACCCCCGCACTGCTGCCGCGCGCCGCCGCAGGCGAACCGGGCACCACCACATTCTTGAAGCTGCGGATCGATCGCGTCACCCCCGACACCGTCACGACCACCACCGGCGCGATCGTCACCGTCGCCGGCACCGTCCGCAACATCGGCGACCGACCGGTGCGCGACGTCGTGGTGCGCCTCGAACACGCACCCGCGGTCACCGCGTCGGCCGGGCTGCGCACCAATCTGTCCGGAAACCTCGACCAGTACGCGGCCGTCGCGCCCTTCATCACACTGTCCACCGAGCTGCAACGCGGCCAGGAGGTGCCGTTCACGCTGTCCTACCCGGTGCGCGGCACCCAGGAGCCCTCGCTGCAGATCGATGAGCCCGGCATCTACCCGCTGTTGGTGAACGTCAACGGCACCCCCGACTACGGCGCTCCCGCGCGGCTCGACGATGCCCGCTTCCTGCTCCCCGTCCTCGGTGTCCCCCCCGACCCCGCGACCGGCGATGCCGAAGGGGTGAGTGCGGTGGTACCGCCGGACACGTCCCGACCGGTGGCGATGACGATGCTGTGGCCTCTGGCCGACCGTCCGAGGCTGGCCGCCGGAATCCCCGGCGGTACCACCCCGGTCCGCCTGCTCGACGATGACCTGGCCACCTCCCTGGCGTCCGGCGGGCGGCTCGACACCCTGCTGTCGGCGGCGGATTTCGCCACCAGCGCCCAGGTCGACGACGAGGGCGCCCTGGGTGACGCGCTGTGCCTGGCCGTCGACCCCGACCTGCTGATCACCGTCAACGCGATGACGAGCGGCTATGTGGTCAGCGACGACCCCAACGGCGGCCTCAACGCACCCACCCGTCCCGGGAACGGCCAGGAGGCCGCCGTCGACTGGCTGAGCCGACTCCGGGCGCTGGCGCAGCGCACCTGCGTCACGGCGACCGTCTACGCCCAGGCCGACCTCGACGCCCTTCAACGCGTCGGCGACACCGGCCTGAGCACCGTCGCCACCCGCGGGGCCGCCGACATCGTCGACCAGATTCTCGGGGTGCGTTCGGTACGCGGCGCCACCCTGATCGGTGATGGGCCGCTGACGCCCGCCGCGGTCTCGCTACTCGGCGCGCAGGGCCCCACGGTCGCGGTCGCTCCCGCCCCACTGGCCGCCGGCGACGCAGACCTCGCCCCGCAACGCGACTCCCTGGATATCGTCACCGCCCCGTTCGACCCCAGCCTGGCGGCCGCGCTGGCCGGCGCCGGCGGCGCGCCCATCACCCCGAGTTACCTCGATGACGCACTGCGCATCCCGCTGCAGCACGACTCACGGGCGGCCCGGCTGCAGAACGCGATCGGGTCACTGTTGTGGCGCGGCCTGGCCCCCGGGACCGAACCCCGCACCCAGATCGTGATGCCGCCGCTGACCTGGGATCTCAATCCCGATGAGGCGCAGCGGGTGCTGACCTCGGTGGCGACCGCCATCGGGGCCGGCCTGGCCTATCCACGACCGCTGCGCGCGGTGATCGTCGAGACTCCGCGCACCGCGCCACCCGCGCCCGCAGCGCCATCCCAGCCTGCCGGCGAACCCGCCGGCCGGTTCGACAACGGTGTGACGTCCGGCATCGCCGCCATCACCGGCAGGCTCTGGGGCCTGACCTCGGCGTTGACCGTCGATCAGCGCACGGGCCTGACCGGCATCCAGTACACCGCCCCGCTGCGGGAGGACATGCTGCGCGCGCTGAGCCAGTCGGTACCCGCCGATGAGCGCAACGCCGCCGCCCAACAACGTCTTTCGACCGTCAGCCGCACCGTCGCCGATCTGTTCGGGGCCGTCACCGTGGTGAACCCCGGCGGCTCCTACACCCTGGCCACCGAACGCAGCCCGCTGCCGCTGGCCCTGCGCAACGACCTGCCGGTGCCGATCCGGGTCCGGCTGCACATCGCCGCCCCACCCGGCATGACGGTGACCGACCCCGGTGAGATCGAACTGCCGCCGGGGTTTCTGCCGCTGCGGGTGCCCATCGAGGTGCACTTCACCCAGCGGTTCGCCGTCGATGTGAACCTGAGCACCGCCGACGGACTGCCGCTCGGCGATCCGGTCCGGCTGTCGGTGCATTCCAACGCCTACGGCAAGGTGCTGTTCTTCATCACACTGACCGGCGGCGCGATCCTGGCTCTGCTGGTCGGCCGGCGGCTCTGGCACCGGTTCCGCGGCGAACCCGACCGCGCGGACCTGGCCCCGCCGACCCGGCGGCCCGATCCGCTGGACACCGCGCTGGCCCACGGCTCCGATCGGGCCCGTCCCGGCGACGAGCCGCGATGAACGCCCCCCAACGGGTACCGCGCGGGCACGACACCCGGCGCCGGGCCGGTGGTCCCCGCGACCAGGACCCGACGGCACGGCAGCCCCGTCAAGAGCTCTCGGACTCCGCGGTGGTGTCCCGGTCCTGGGGGATGGCGCTGGCCACCCTGGTCAGCAGGCTCACCGGGTTCGCCCGGATGGTGCTGCTGGCGCTCATCCTCGGCGGGCCGCTGCTCAGTTCGTTCACGGTGGCCAACCAGCTGCCGAACCTGATTGCCGCCCTGGTGCTGGAGGCGACGTTCACCGCGATCTTCGTGCCGGTCCTGGCGCGCGCCGAACGCGACGACCCCGACGGCGGTACCGCGTTCGTGCGGCG
It includes:
- a CDS encoding pullulanase codes for the protein MDYCLGDGAGGAQIWTADPTVDVDGDGVLDAIGLDLDGDGRPDDALADLDASGLADHAVHDRDGPAPAYFTDDGSGTWAVAIDRAGQLRWFGLDGVEATGGPMVDFDGDGHTDDRLLDVDADGLADRVLGHHEGTATAYADRDGDGSWDVQFTDADSDGAADSATDLS
- a CDS encoding NUDIX hydrolase; amino-acid sequence: MSDGDKAKPRRRRGRRRGRRAAGPPEADAERATPSGETASSSSDQVASERAGQPAKPGQNRKPRPSRRAPERLRTVHETSAGGLVIDGLDGPKDTQVAALIGRIDRRGRMLWSLPKGHIEVGETAEQTAVREVAEETGVQGSVLAALGSIDYWFVTEGRRVHKTVHHYLMRFLGGDLSDEDMEVTEVAWVPLRDLPARLAYADERRLAVVAGELIDKLHTDGESALPPLPHSSPRRRPQTHSHTRNRRPEESPPRRANGCGPAQ
- a CDS encoding TIGR03084 family metal-binding protein, producing MAGAEPMVADLRAESDALDTLVADLPDAGWRTATPAPGWTVAHQIAHLWWTDRVSLKSVTDEDAFAAVLGAAAKDPLGFVDAGAEELALTPPAELLTSWRRDRAALHDALLSVADGRKLPWFGPPMSAPSMATARLMETWAHGLDVADALGVRRPATARLRSVAHIGVRTRDFAFTVHGLTPPAELFHVELRGPDGELWSWGPEDAAQTVTGSAEHFCMLVTQRRPPHELDVVAVGPDAQKWLTIAQAFAGPPGAGRG
- a CDS encoding CCA tRNA nucleotidyltransferase, with translation MPTDPTHDAADAELLAGAWVALNSYGDVLRDIGAVFAAAGHDLYLVGGSVRDALLGRLYSDLDFTTDARPEQMQKLLRGWADALWDTGIEFGTVGVGKAGHRFEITTFRADSYDQVSRNPQVRFGDTLEDDLVRRDFTVNAMAVRITAAGPAEFLDPLGGLAALRDRVLDTPSAPQVSFGDDPLRMLRAARFVSQLGFAVAPRVLEALLEMAPQLGRITAERVAAELDKLLLGADPVAGVDLMVQTGLGAVVLPEVGEMRMAIDEHHQHKDVYWHSLTVLKQAVDLEASGNPDLVLRWAALLHDIGKPGTRRHEPDGGVSFHHHEVVGAKMVRKRMRALKYSKQMVDDVSQLVYLHLRFHGYGDGRWTDSAVRRYVTDAGPLLDRLHKLVRADCTTRNKRRAARLQANYDELEARIAELAAKEDLQRVRPDLDGNAIMEILGIPPGPLVGKAWNHLKELRLDRGPLDHDEAIAELHRWWNAQQS
- a CDS encoding ankyrin repeat domain-containing protein, which codes for MASCLPDNPSLTRLRDEARRLQRGISDPAALALVREHHPQPDTALGRDRFALHDAHLTVARKYGFSGWPALVHYLEAAAELSVDPARFDETAADPADRFCALATLRYDEADAPPRRQAAAELLRADPSLIEHHVWAAAAAADPRALSALLRRNPALAGATGGPHGWVPLMYLAYARTPQHDSLAAAALLLDAGADPNAGFLWRGMATPFTVLTGVFGEGEQGPRRQPRHPLAADLAELLLRRGAHPADQQTLYNRMFRPDDAHLELLFAHGLADAGPSPWERRLGEAMETRAQMWQRQVSWAAENGFTDRLALLARHGIDISGVDPVLPRLPDQPNARDAGGATALHHAAWSGDLTLIRQLLDAGADPALRDGRFDATPQGWAEHAYQDEAAELLRLNSDR